The following proteins are encoded in a genomic region of Brachypodium distachyon strain Bd21 chromosome 1, Brachypodium_distachyon_v3.0, whole genome shotgun sequence:
- the LOC100838870 gene encoding U-box domain-containing protein 52 isoform X2, which produces MLARARRSEHDGEERTFLLLCSSLAAIPPARDWSMAIQEEGERAGSADAPLTVGLALGGSKSSTYVLQWALAKFASGKDKDENKSAPTFKLIHVLTPVLTVPTPRNYPVDKVRPEIADTHAKEVQVQAQEMLLQCRNMCDENKVEVEVLLVKGNDVGDAISNLVAQYQIQVLVVGNTTSRCAFTRKSSRNKTSSKICKSVPSSCTTYIVSKDGLSSVYSPGLGSDTSDSQVHSGEMSPRSDLNDSSGRTLLGLPSLPRSNLASENLKSSSSSKHDGSFTLYDYLSGSASVYADQDRTITSCTDGESSISSKVQASDKVPTQGSSLQALMLSDKVPTQKNSLQGLMLSDSKDDVNTELEKLRLELRHIQGTYKLVQDESVDASHQVVELAAMRVEGKAQLRDIQSRVDKANDEVQEDKAHRCATEEVVTHFKDLVRAEVMQKNRLLIKASKDADQKSRLEELFVLRGNLYSTFTWEEIDNATSSFSESHKIGTGSNGTVYKGHLKHLDVAIKILHSDDSSSTKHFNQELDVLRRIRHPHLLMLLGALPDRGCLVYEYMENGSLADRLQCINGTQPIPWFHRFCIAWEIVSALVFLHSTKPNPIIHRDLKPENVLLDRNLVSKIGDVGLSTLVPLKDSSSSGTMYKNTGLAGTLFYIDPEYHRTGQVSVKSDTYALGMVILQLLTARSPIGLPELVERAVEDGQLMDVLDGSAGNWPAKEAYDLAHLGLSCLEMRSKDRPDLKNMVAVELERLKNIAGAASEPVPGPPSHFVCPILKEVMQDPCIAADGHTYERNAILMWLSKHELSPVTKALLPNKTLVSNHSLLSAISSWRSQGGGL; this is translated from the exons ATGCTCGCCCGCGCGCGGCGGAGCGAACACGACGGAGAGGAACGAACCTTTCTGCTTCTATGCTCTTCACTAGCCGCAATCCCACCG GCACGTGATTGGTCGATGGCCATCCAAGAGGAGGGAGAGCGGGCTGGATCAGCGGACGCGCCGCTCACTGTCGGATTGGCGCTCGGCGGTTCCAAATCCAGCACCTACGTCCTCCAATGGGCTCTCGCCAAGTTCGCCAGCGGCAAGGACAAGGACGAGAACAAGTCCGCCCCTACCTTCAAGCTCATCCATGTCCTCACCCCAGTCCTCACCGTACCCACACCAC GGAACTACCCGGTTGATAAAGTGCGCCCCGAAATCGCCGATACCCATGCCAAGGAAGTGCAGGTTCAGGCGCAAGAAATGCTACTCCAGTGCAGAAACATGTGTGATGAGAACAAG GTTGAAGTTGAAGTACTGCTTGTTAAGGGTAATGATGTGGGGGATGCCATTTCCAATCTTGTCGCTCAGTACCAGATACAGGTCCTCGTCGTCGGTAATACTACCAGCAGGTGCGCCTTCACTAG GAAATCCAGTCGAAATAAGACGTCCTCCAAGATCTGCAAGAGTGTCCCCAGCTCTTGCACTACATATATTGTTTCAAAGGATGGATTATCTTCAGTTTATTCCCCTGGACTAGGAAGTGACACGTCCGACAGCCAAGTACATTCAGGCGAAATGTCGCCGAGATCAG ATTTGAATGACAGTTCAGGACGAACTCTGCTTGGTCTGCCAAGTCTTCCTCGCTCCAACTTGGCATCAGAGAACCTCAAAAGTAGTTCATCTTCCAAACATGATGGCTCATTTACTCTATATGATTATCTCAGTGGATCTGCATCAGTATATGCTGACCAGGACAGAACAATTACCTCATGCACTGATGGTGAAAGCTCTATATCAAGTAAAGTGCAGGCTTCAGACAAGGTGCCGACACAAGGGAGTTCACTGCAGGCATTAATGCTTTCAGACAAGGTGCCAACACAAAAAAACTCACTGCAGGGATTAATGCTTTCAGACAGTAAG GATGATGTAAATACAGAGCTCGAAAAGCTGAGGCTAGAACTGAGACATATACAGGGGACATACAAACTTGTCCAGGATGAGTCTGTCGATGCATCTCACCAG GTGGTTGAATTGGCTGCAATGCGCGTGGAAGGTAAGGCTCAGTTAAGAGATATACAGTCCAGGGTGGATAAGGCCAATGATGAAGTACAGGAAGACAAGGCCCATAGATGTGCCACAGAGGAGGTAGTCACCCATTTTAAGGATCTTGTAAGAGCAGAGGTTATGCAGAAAAATAGGCTGCTGATAAAGGCATCAAAGGACGCTGATCAGAAGTCGAGGTTGGAGGAGCTCTTTGTACTTCGTGGCAACTTGTACTCGACATTCACTTGGGAGGAGATCGATAACGCCACATCATCATTCTCAGAATCACACAAGATCGGAACTGGATCTAATGGAACAGTATACAAGGGCCATCTCAAACACTTAGATGTAGCAATAAAGATCCTCCATTCTGATGATAGCTCCAGTACCAAGCATTTCAACCAAGAG CTTGACGTTCTGCGCAGGATACGCCACCCACACTTGTTGATGCTCCTCGGAGCCTTGCCAGACAGGGGCTGCTTGGTGTATGAGTACATGGAGAATGGTAGCCTCGCGGACAGGCTACAATGCATAAATGGCACACAACCAATCCCGTGGTTTCACCGCTTCTGCATTGCCTGGGAAATTGTTTCAGCCCTAGTGTTCCTGCACAGCACAAAGCCCAACCCAATCATCCATCGCGACCTTAAGCCTGAAAACGTCCTCCTTGACCGCAATCTAGTCAGCAAGATTGGTGATGTGGGCTTGTCAACACTTGTCCCATTGAAGGATTCTTCATCAAGTGGTACAATGTACAAGAATACTGGTCTGGCAGGCACATTGTTTTACATAGACCCAGAGTACCACAGGACTGGGCAAGTGTCGGTGAAGTCTGACACGTACGCGCTTGGGATGGTGATCCTTCAGCTGCTGACGGCAAGGTCACCAATTGGATTACCTGAACTAGTGGAGCGGGCAGTGGAAGATGGCCAGCTTATGGATGTATTGGATGGGAGCGCAGGGAATTGGCCCGCGAAAGAAGCGTACGATCTAGCTCATCTAGGCCTCAGCTGTTTGGAAATGCGGAGCAAGGACCGGCCTGACCTCAAGAATATGGTGGCGGTAGAACTAGAACGGCTGAAGAATATTGCGGGTGCGGCATCGGAGCCAGTGCCAGGGCCACCCAGCCACTTCGTGTGCCCAATACTCAAG GAGGTGATGCAGGACCCATGCATTGCTGCGGATGGACACACGTATGAGCGCAACGCGATTCTGATGTGGCTGTCCAAGCATGAACTGTCACCGGTGACGAAAGCACTGTTGCCTAACAAGACGTTGGTGTCTAACCATTCTCTTCTGAGTGCGATCTCAAGCTGGAGGTCCCAGGGGGGAGGCCTTTGA
- the LOC100838870 gene encoding U-box domain-containing protein 52 isoform X4 produces the protein MAIQEEGERAGSADAPLTVGLALGGSKSSTYVLQWALAKFASGKDKDENKSAPTFKLIHVLTPVLTVPTPLGNYPVDKVRPEIADTHAKEVQVQAQEMLLQCRNMCDENKVEVEVLLVKGNDVGDAISNLVAQYQIQVLVVGNTTSRCAFTRKSSRNKTSSKICKSVPSSCTTYIVSKDGLSSVYSPGLGSDTSDSQVHSGEMSPRSDLNDSSGRTLLGLPSLPRSNLASENLKSSSSSKHDGSFTLYDYLSGSASVYADQDRTITSCTDGESSISSKVQASDKVPTQGSSLQALMLSDKVPTQKNSLQGLMLSDSKDDVNTELEKLRLELRHIQGTYKLVQDESVDASHQVVELAAMRVEGKAQLRDIQSRVDKANDEVQEDKAHRCATEEVVTHFKDLVRAEVMQKNRLLIKASKDADQKSRLEELFVLRGNLYSTFTWEEIDNATSSFSESHKIGTGSNGTVYKGHLKHLDVAIKILHSDDSSSTKHFNQELDVLRRIRHPHLLMLLGALPDRGCLVYEYMENGSLADRLQCINGTQPIPWFHRFCIAWEIVSALVFLHSTKPNPIIHRDLKPENVLLDRNLVSKIGDVGLSTLVPLKDSSSSGTMYKNTGLAGTLFYIDPEYHRTGQVSVKSDTYALGMVILQLLTARSPIGLPELVERAVEDGQLMDVLDGSAGNWPAKEAYDLAHLGLSCLEMRSKDRPDLKNMVAVELERLKNIAGAASEPVPGPPSHFVCPILKEVMQDPCIAADGHTYERNAILMWLSKHELSPVTKALLPNKTLVSNHSLLSAISSWRSQGGGL, from the exons ATGGCCATCCAAGAGGAGGGAGAGCGGGCTGGATCAGCGGACGCGCCGCTCACTGTCGGATTGGCGCTCGGCGGTTCCAAATCCAGCACCTACGTCCTCCAATGGGCTCTCGCCAAGTTCGCCAGCGGCAAGGACAAGGACGAGAACAAGTCCGCCCCTACCTTCAAGCTCATCCATGTCCTCACCCCAGTCCTCACCGTACCCACACCAC TAGGGAACTACCCGGTTGATAAAGTGCGCCCCGAAATCGCCGATACCCATGCCAAGGAAGTGCAGGTTCAGGCGCAAGAAATGCTACTCCAGTGCAGAAACATGTGTGATGAGAACAAG GTTGAAGTTGAAGTACTGCTTGTTAAGGGTAATGATGTGGGGGATGCCATTTCCAATCTTGTCGCTCAGTACCAGATACAGGTCCTCGTCGTCGGTAATACTACCAGCAGGTGCGCCTTCACTAG GAAATCCAGTCGAAATAAGACGTCCTCCAAGATCTGCAAGAGTGTCCCCAGCTCTTGCACTACATATATTGTTTCAAAGGATGGATTATCTTCAGTTTATTCCCCTGGACTAGGAAGTGACACGTCCGACAGCCAAGTACATTCAGGCGAAATGTCGCCGAGATCAG ATTTGAATGACAGTTCAGGACGAACTCTGCTTGGTCTGCCAAGTCTTCCTCGCTCCAACTTGGCATCAGAGAACCTCAAAAGTAGTTCATCTTCCAAACATGATGGCTCATTTACTCTATATGATTATCTCAGTGGATCTGCATCAGTATATGCTGACCAGGACAGAACAATTACCTCATGCACTGATGGTGAAAGCTCTATATCAAGTAAAGTGCAGGCTTCAGACAAGGTGCCGACACAAGGGAGTTCACTGCAGGCATTAATGCTTTCAGACAAGGTGCCAACACAAAAAAACTCACTGCAGGGATTAATGCTTTCAGACAGTAAG GATGATGTAAATACAGAGCTCGAAAAGCTGAGGCTAGAACTGAGACATATACAGGGGACATACAAACTTGTCCAGGATGAGTCTGTCGATGCATCTCACCAG GTGGTTGAATTGGCTGCAATGCGCGTGGAAGGTAAGGCTCAGTTAAGAGATATACAGTCCAGGGTGGATAAGGCCAATGATGAAGTACAGGAAGACAAGGCCCATAGATGTGCCACAGAGGAGGTAGTCACCCATTTTAAGGATCTTGTAAGAGCAGAGGTTATGCAGAAAAATAGGCTGCTGATAAAGGCATCAAAGGACGCTGATCAGAAGTCGAGGTTGGAGGAGCTCTTTGTACTTCGTGGCAACTTGTACTCGACATTCACTTGGGAGGAGATCGATAACGCCACATCATCATTCTCAGAATCACACAAGATCGGAACTGGATCTAATGGAACAGTATACAAGGGCCATCTCAAACACTTAGATGTAGCAATAAAGATCCTCCATTCTGATGATAGCTCCAGTACCAAGCATTTCAACCAAGAG CTTGACGTTCTGCGCAGGATACGCCACCCACACTTGTTGATGCTCCTCGGAGCCTTGCCAGACAGGGGCTGCTTGGTGTATGAGTACATGGAGAATGGTAGCCTCGCGGACAGGCTACAATGCATAAATGGCACACAACCAATCCCGTGGTTTCACCGCTTCTGCATTGCCTGGGAAATTGTTTCAGCCCTAGTGTTCCTGCACAGCACAAAGCCCAACCCAATCATCCATCGCGACCTTAAGCCTGAAAACGTCCTCCTTGACCGCAATCTAGTCAGCAAGATTGGTGATGTGGGCTTGTCAACACTTGTCCCATTGAAGGATTCTTCATCAAGTGGTACAATGTACAAGAATACTGGTCTGGCAGGCACATTGTTTTACATAGACCCAGAGTACCACAGGACTGGGCAAGTGTCGGTGAAGTCTGACACGTACGCGCTTGGGATGGTGATCCTTCAGCTGCTGACGGCAAGGTCACCAATTGGATTACCTGAACTAGTGGAGCGGGCAGTGGAAGATGGCCAGCTTATGGATGTATTGGATGGGAGCGCAGGGAATTGGCCCGCGAAAGAAGCGTACGATCTAGCTCATCTAGGCCTCAGCTGTTTGGAAATGCGGAGCAAGGACCGGCCTGACCTCAAGAATATGGTGGCGGTAGAACTAGAACGGCTGAAGAATATTGCGGGTGCGGCATCGGAGCCAGTGCCAGGGCCACCCAGCCACTTCGTGTGCCCAATACTCAAG GAGGTGATGCAGGACCCATGCATTGCTGCGGATGGACACACGTATGAGCGCAACGCGATTCTGATGTGGCTGTCCAAGCATGAACTGTCACCGGTGACGAAAGCACTGTTGCCTAACAAGACGTTGGTGTCTAACCATTCTCTTCTGAGTGCGATCTCAAGCTGGAGGTCCCAGGGGGGAGGCCTTTGA
- the LOC100838870 gene encoding putative U-box domain-containing protein 53 isoform X3: protein MLARARRSEHDGEERTFLLLCSSLAAIPPARDWSMAIQEEGERAGSADAPLTVGLALGGSKSSTYVLQWALAKFASGKDKDENKSAPTFKLIHVLTPVLTVPTPLGNYPVDKVRPEIADTHAKEVQVQAQEMLLQCRNMCDENKVEVEVLLVKGNDVGDAISNLVAQYQIQVLVVGNTTSRKSSRNKTSSKICKSVPSSCTTYIVSKDGLSSVYSPGLGSDTSDSQVHSGEMSPRSDLNDSSGRTLLGLPSLPRSNLASENLKSSSSSKHDGSFTLYDYLSGSASVYADQDRTITSCTDGESSISSKVQASDKVPTQGSSLQALMLSDKVPTQKNSLQGLMLSDSKDDVNTELEKLRLELRHIQGTYKLVQDESVDASHQVVELAAMRVEGKAQLRDIQSRVDKANDEVQEDKAHRCATEEVVTHFKDLVRAEVMQKNRLLIKASKDADQKSRLEELFVLRGNLYSTFTWEEIDNATSSFSESHKIGTGSNGTVYKGHLKHLDVAIKILHSDDSSSTKHFNQELDVLRRIRHPHLLMLLGALPDRGCLVYEYMENGSLADRLQCINGTQPIPWFHRFCIAWEIVSALVFLHSTKPNPIIHRDLKPENVLLDRNLVSKIGDVGLSTLVPLKDSSSSGTMYKNTGLAGTLFYIDPEYHRTGQVSVKSDTYALGMVILQLLTARSPIGLPELVERAVEDGQLMDVLDGSAGNWPAKEAYDLAHLGLSCLEMRSKDRPDLKNMVAVELERLKNIAGAASEPVPGPPSHFVCPILKEVMQDPCIAADGHTYERNAILMWLSKHELSPVTKALLPNKTLVSNHSLLSAISSWRSQGGGL, encoded by the exons ATGCTCGCCCGCGCGCGGCGGAGCGAACACGACGGAGAGGAACGAACCTTTCTGCTTCTATGCTCTTCACTAGCCGCAATCCCACCG GCACGTGATTGGTCGATGGCCATCCAAGAGGAGGGAGAGCGGGCTGGATCAGCGGACGCGCCGCTCACTGTCGGATTGGCGCTCGGCGGTTCCAAATCCAGCACCTACGTCCTCCAATGGGCTCTCGCCAAGTTCGCCAGCGGCAAGGACAAGGACGAGAACAAGTCCGCCCCTACCTTCAAGCTCATCCATGTCCTCACCCCAGTCCTCACCGTACCCACACCAC TAGGGAACTACCCGGTTGATAAAGTGCGCCCCGAAATCGCCGATACCCATGCCAAGGAAGTGCAGGTTCAGGCGCAAGAAATGCTACTCCAGTGCAGAAACATGTGTGATGAGAACAAG GTTGAAGTTGAAGTACTGCTTGTTAAGGGTAATGATGTGGGGGATGCCATTTCCAATCTTGTCGCTCAGTACCAGATACAGGTCCTCGTCGTCGGTAATACTACCAGCAG GAAATCCAGTCGAAATAAGACGTCCTCCAAGATCTGCAAGAGTGTCCCCAGCTCTTGCACTACATATATTGTTTCAAAGGATGGATTATCTTCAGTTTATTCCCCTGGACTAGGAAGTGACACGTCCGACAGCCAAGTACATTCAGGCGAAATGTCGCCGAGATCAG ATTTGAATGACAGTTCAGGACGAACTCTGCTTGGTCTGCCAAGTCTTCCTCGCTCCAACTTGGCATCAGAGAACCTCAAAAGTAGTTCATCTTCCAAACATGATGGCTCATTTACTCTATATGATTATCTCAGTGGATCTGCATCAGTATATGCTGACCAGGACAGAACAATTACCTCATGCACTGATGGTGAAAGCTCTATATCAAGTAAAGTGCAGGCTTCAGACAAGGTGCCGACACAAGGGAGTTCACTGCAGGCATTAATGCTTTCAGACAAGGTGCCAACACAAAAAAACTCACTGCAGGGATTAATGCTTTCAGACAGTAAG GATGATGTAAATACAGAGCTCGAAAAGCTGAGGCTAGAACTGAGACATATACAGGGGACATACAAACTTGTCCAGGATGAGTCTGTCGATGCATCTCACCAG GTGGTTGAATTGGCTGCAATGCGCGTGGAAGGTAAGGCTCAGTTAAGAGATATACAGTCCAGGGTGGATAAGGCCAATGATGAAGTACAGGAAGACAAGGCCCATAGATGTGCCACAGAGGAGGTAGTCACCCATTTTAAGGATCTTGTAAGAGCAGAGGTTATGCAGAAAAATAGGCTGCTGATAAAGGCATCAAAGGACGCTGATCAGAAGTCGAGGTTGGAGGAGCTCTTTGTACTTCGTGGCAACTTGTACTCGACATTCACTTGGGAGGAGATCGATAACGCCACATCATCATTCTCAGAATCACACAAGATCGGAACTGGATCTAATGGAACAGTATACAAGGGCCATCTCAAACACTTAGATGTAGCAATAAAGATCCTCCATTCTGATGATAGCTCCAGTACCAAGCATTTCAACCAAGAG CTTGACGTTCTGCGCAGGATACGCCACCCACACTTGTTGATGCTCCTCGGAGCCTTGCCAGACAGGGGCTGCTTGGTGTATGAGTACATGGAGAATGGTAGCCTCGCGGACAGGCTACAATGCATAAATGGCACACAACCAATCCCGTGGTTTCACCGCTTCTGCATTGCCTGGGAAATTGTTTCAGCCCTAGTGTTCCTGCACAGCACAAAGCCCAACCCAATCATCCATCGCGACCTTAAGCCTGAAAACGTCCTCCTTGACCGCAATCTAGTCAGCAAGATTGGTGATGTGGGCTTGTCAACACTTGTCCCATTGAAGGATTCTTCATCAAGTGGTACAATGTACAAGAATACTGGTCTGGCAGGCACATTGTTTTACATAGACCCAGAGTACCACAGGACTGGGCAAGTGTCGGTGAAGTCTGACACGTACGCGCTTGGGATGGTGATCCTTCAGCTGCTGACGGCAAGGTCACCAATTGGATTACCTGAACTAGTGGAGCGGGCAGTGGAAGATGGCCAGCTTATGGATGTATTGGATGGGAGCGCAGGGAATTGGCCCGCGAAAGAAGCGTACGATCTAGCTCATCTAGGCCTCAGCTGTTTGGAAATGCGGAGCAAGGACCGGCCTGACCTCAAGAATATGGTGGCGGTAGAACTAGAACGGCTGAAGAATATTGCGGGTGCGGCATCGGAGCCAGTGCCAGGGCCACCCAGCCACTTCGTGTGCCCAATACTCAAG GAGGTGATGCAGGACCCATGCATTGCTGCGGATGGACACACGTATGAGCGCAACGCGATTCTGATGTGGCTGTCCAAGCATGAACTGTCACCGGTGACGAAAGCACTGTTGCCTAACAAGACGTTGGTGTCTAACCATTCTCTTCTGAGTGCGATCTCAAGCTGGAGGTCCCAGGGGGGAGGCCTTTGA
- the LOC100838870 gene encoding U-box domain-containing protein 52 isoform X1, with protein MLARARRSEHDGEERTFLLLCSSLAAIPPARDWSMAIQEEGERAGSADAPLTVGLALGGSKSSTYVLQWALAKFASGKDKDENKSAPTFKLIHVLTPVLTVPTPLGNYPVDKVRPEIADTHAKEVQVQAQEMLLQCRNMCDENKVEVEVLLVKGNDVGDAISNLVAQYQIQVLVVGNTTSRCAFTRKSSRNKTSSKICKSVPSSCTTYIVSKDGLSSVYSPGLGSDTSDSQVHSGEMSPRSDLNDSSGRTLLGLPSLPRSNLASENLKSSSSSKHDGSFTLYDYLSGSASVYADQDRTITSCTDGESSISSKVQASDKVPTQGSSLQALMLSDKVPTQKNSLQGLMLSDSKDDVNTELEKLRLELRHIQGTYKLVQDESVDASHQVVELAAMRVEGKAQLRDIQSRVDKANDEVQEDKAHRCATEEVVTHFKDLVRAEVMQKNRLLIKASKDADQKSRLEELFVLRGNLYSTFTWEEIDNATSSFSESHKIGTGSNGTVYKGHLKHLDVAIKILHSDDSSSTKHFNQELDVLRRIRHPHLLMLLGALPDRGCLVYEYMENGSLADRLQCINGTQPIPWFHRFCIAWEIVSALVFLHSTKPNPIIHRDLKPENVLLDRNLVSKIGDVGLSTLVPLKDSSSSGTMYKNTGLAGTLFYIDPEYHRTGQVSVKSDTYALGMVILQLLTARSPIGLPELVERAVEDGQLMDVLDGSAGNWPAKEAYDLAHLGLSCLEMRSKDRPDLKNMVAVELERLKNIAGAASEPVPGPPSHFVCPILKEVMQDPCIAADGHTYERNAILMWLSKHELSPVTKALLPNKTLVSNHSLLSAISSWRSQGGGL; from the exons ATGCTCGCCCGCGCGCGGCGGAGCGAACACGACGGAGAGGAACGAACCTTTCTGCTTCTATGCTCTTCACTAGCCGCAATCCCACCG GCACGTGATTGGTCGATGGCCATCCAAGAGGAGGGAGAGCGGGCTGGATCAGCGGACGCGCCGCTCACTGTCGGATTGGCGCTCGGCGGTTCCAAATCCAGCACCTACGTCCTCCAATGGGCTCTCGCCAAGTTCGCCAGCGGCAAGGACAAGGACGAGAACAAGTCCGCCCCTACCTTCAAGCTCATCCATGTCCTCACCCCAGTCCTCACCGTACCCACACCAC TAGGGAACTACCCGGTTGATAAAGTGCGCCCCGAAATCGCCGATACCCATGCCAAGGAAGTGCAGGTTCAGGCGCAAGAAATGCTACTCCAGTGCAGAAACATGTGTGATGAGAACAAG GTTGAAGTTGAAGTACTGCTTGTTAAGGGTAATGATGTGGGGGATGCCATTTCCAATCTTGTCGCTCAGTACCAGATACAGGTCCTCGTCGTCGGTAATACTACCAGCAGGTGCGCCTTCACTAG GAAATCCAGTCGAAATAAGACGTCCTCCAAGATCTGCAAGAGTGTCCCCAGCTCTTGCACTACATATATTGTTTCAAAGGATGGATTATCTTCAGTTTATTCCCCTGGACTAGGAAGTGACACGTCCGACAGCCAAGTACATTCAGGCGAAATGTCGCCGAGATCAG ATTTGAATGACAGTTCAGGACGAACTCTGCTTGGTCTGCCAAGTCTTCCTCGCTCCAACTTGGCATCAGAGAACCTCAAAAGTAGTTCATCTTCCAAACATGATGGCTCATTTACTCTATATGATTATCTCAGTGGATCTGCATCAGTATATGCTGACCAGGACAGAACAATTACCTCATGCACTGATGGTGAAAGCTCTATATCAAGTAAAGTGCAGGCTTCAGACAAGGTGCCGACACAAGGGAGTTCACTGCAGGCATTAATGCTTTCAGACAAGGTGCCAACACAAAAAAACTCACTGCAGGGATTAATGCTTTCAGACAGTAAG GATGATGTAAATACAGAGCTCGAAAAGCTGAGGCTAGAACTGAGACATATACAGGGGACATACAAACTTGTCCAGGATGAGTCTGTCGATGCATCTCACCAG GTGGTTGAATTGGCTGCAATGCGCGTGGAAGGTAAGGCTCAGTTAAGAGATATACAGTCCAGGGTGGATAAGGCCAATGATGAAGTACAGGAAGACAAGGCCCATAGATGTGCCACAGAGGAGGTAGTCACCCATTTTAAGGATCTTGTAAGAGCAGAGGTTATGCAGAAAAATAGGCTGCTGATAAAGGCATCAAAGGACGCTGATCAGAAGTCGAGGTTGGAGGAGCTCTTTGTACTTCGTGGCAACTTGTACTCGACATTCACTTGGGAGGAGATCGATAACGCCACATCATCATTCTCAGAATCACACAAGATCGGAACTGGATCTAATGGAACAGTATACAAGGGCCATCTCAAACACTTAGATGTAGCAATAAAGATCCTCCATTCTGATGATAGCTCCAGTACCAAGCATTTCAACCAAGAG CTTGACGTTCTGCGCAGGATACGCCACCCACACTTGTTGATGCTCCTCGGAGCCTTGCCAGACAGGGGCTGCTTGGTGTATGAGTACATGGAGAATGGTAGCCTCGCGGACAGGCTACAATGCATAAATGGCACACAACCAATCCCGTGGTTTCACCGCTTCTGCATTGCCTGGGAAATTGTTTCAGCCCTAGTGTTCCTGCACAGCACAAAGCCCAACCCAATCATCCATCGCGACCTTAAGCCTGAAAACGTCCTCCTTGACCGCAATCTAGTCAGCAAGATTGGTGATGTGGGCTTGTCAACACTTGTCCCATTGAAGGATTCTTCATCAAGTGGTACAATGTACAAGAATACTGGTCTGGCAGGCACATTGTTTTACATAGACCCAGAGTACCACAGGACTGGGCAAGTGTCGGTGAAGTCTGACACGTACGCGCTTGGGATGGTGATCCTTCAGCTGCTGACGGCAAGGTCACCAATTGGATTACCTGAACTAGTGGAGCGGGCAGTGGAAGATGGCCAGCTTATGGATGTATTGGATGGGAGCGCAGGGAATTGGCCCGCGAAAGAAGCGTACGATCTAGCTCATCTAGGCCTCAGCTGTTTGGAAATGCGGAGCAAGGACCGGCCTGACCTCAAGAATATGGTGGCGGTAGAACTAGAACGGCTGAAGAATATTGCGGGTGCGGCATCGGAGCCAGTGCCAGGGCCACCCAGCCACTTCGTGTGCCCAATACTCAAG GAGGTGATGCAGGACCCATGCATTGCTGCGGATGGACACACGTATGAGCGCAACGCGATTCTGATGTGGCTGTCCAAGCATGAACTGTCACCGGTGACGAAAGCACTGTTGCCTAACAAGACGTTGGTGTCTAACCATTCTCTTCTGAGTGCGATCTCAAGCTGGAGGTCCCAGGGGGGAGGCCTTTGA